In Janthinobacterium sp. B9-8, the genomic stretch CACTCAAACCCCAGCCTTACCTCAGCCGCTATGCCAAACAATTTAAAAGCGATGATGGTCAGGATCTGGCACGCTGGAGCAGCCAGAAAACAGCCGTGAGCGCAGGAAAAAGCTGGAGCAAAATTCGTCTGGATAATTTAAGTATTTACGCCAGCGGCGGCCCCATCCCTCGCCTCACCACCAGCTTTAAGCAAGATTACCGCAGCAATAATTTAGATAATCAAATGAATAAACGTCAATACTGGCAACAAGAAGACGGCATTTGGAAGATTATTTTTGAAGGCGCGGCAAACGGCTAGCCAGATAACCAATGGGGAGCAAACGCCTGCTGCCCATCGCCCGCCCTGAACGCTGCATCGATCCCCAGCCCCGGCACGGCAGCAAGCGCGCCATCCAGATACACCAGTGGTGTATTCAAACGCAGCCAGGGCGGCACAGCCGCTTCCTGATAAAGCTGCTTTAACGAGCGCCTTGGGCCGTCTGCACGTAAACGTAAACTCTCTCCCCCCATGCGATTGCGTAGCTCCAGTCGGCCTTGCTGAAGGCGATTAATGTCAATGCCAACAGCCGCCTCGCGCCACGCCAATACACCAGACGCTAGGCGCATCTCTGATTGCCAAGACATCGGCACATCAGTAAATACAGCCTGCCTTGCCGCCGTAATATACAGCCCCTGCCGATAACGCCGGATGGCCCGATCACGCCACACCAGTGCAGGCTGAGCATCAATCGCTGCAAAGAGCGCAATCCGGATTAACTCTTCAAAAGCACGGGCATCTAATTGCAGGCCCTGCTGGGTAAGCCAAAAACGCAGTACATTACGCAAGCGCAACAGAGACAGATCAACGCTTAAATCAAACACACCCTCTTTAACGCACAGTGCAAAATCGGCAGTTGCCAATTCTTGCAGCAACTCATCCGCCTCGGCCGCATGCTCCGCCACTCGGGCCAAGGTAGCATTTGCACTGGGCCAAACAGTTCTTAAAGCAGGGAAGATTTCATTACGCAAAAAATTACGGTCGTAGCGGGAATCAAGATTACTTTCATCCTCGACCCAGGCCAACCCCTGCTCTGCTGCATACTTGGCAAGCTCAGCGCGCGAAATATCCAGCAAGGGCCGCAAAATACCCACCTGCTCATTTAAACACCGATATTCAGGCATTGCCGCCAAACCGCGCAAACCACTGCCACGAAGCAGATTCAGCAGCACCGTTTCTGCCTGATCATCACGATGCTGAGCCAAAAGCAACACATCACACGCTTGCCGGGCAAACACTTCATAGCGCGCCTCACGTGCCGCCCCTTCAATACCCTGCTTTAAAAAAGGCGCCAGCGAAACGCGCTCAATATGGCACGCCACACCAAGGCTCGCAGCACGATCAACAGCAAATTGCGCCCATTCATCCGCATGAGCAGACAATCCATGATGCACATGAATCGCACGCAGCATAAAAGGCCGGCGTTGCCTTAAGGCAGCCAGCAAATGCAATAACACAATGGAATCAAGGCCGCCCGACAATCCCACGCAAAGGGTGGAGTGGGGCAAGAAGCGGGAGAGCTTTTGCTCTACCCGCTCTAGCAGCCTGTCGGACTTAAGCGATCGTAACAAGGGGAAGCCCCGTTTGAGACAGCAGCAAACAATCAGGAGATTGTTTCTTCCTTAAACTTGCCATAGCTCATCATTCGCTCGAAACGAGCATCAAGAAGCTCATCAATCGTTTTAGACTGAAGGTTTTTTAAGGTGTCACTCAGATTTTTTCTCATCGTAACCATCATCTGCTGATAATCACGATGCGCACCACCCAAAGGCTCAGAAATCACCTTATCGATGATACCCAGCGTTTTTAAGCGATTAGCAGTAATGCCCAACGCTTCGGCTGCTTCAGGTGCTTTTTCTGCGGTTTTCCACAAAATAGACGCACACCCCTCAGGGGTAATCACCGAGTAAGTCGCGTACTGCAACATCTGCACCACATCGCCCACCGCAATCGCCAGAGCGCCGCCTGAGCCGCCCTCGCCAATCACCGTACAAATCACCGGTATCCGCAGCTTAGCCATCTCAAACAAATTACGGCCAATCGCTTCTGATTGCCCACGCTCTTCCGCCCCCACCCCGGGATAAGCGCCTGGCGTATCCACAAAGGTAATCAGCGGAATATTAAATTTCTCAGCCAGCTTCATCAGGCGCAAAGCCTTACGATAGCCTTCTGGGCGCGGCATACCAAAATTACGGTATTGCCGATCTTTGGTATCCCGGCCCTTTTGATGCCCGATCACCATCACCGACTGGCCGTTAAAACGGGCCAAGCCGCCGATAATCGCAGCATCATCTGCATAGCTACGATCACCATGCAATTCTTCAAAATCGGTAAACAGCGCCTTAATATAATCCAAGGTGTAAGGGCGCTGCGGATGGCGGGCCACCTGTGAAATCTGCCATGTCCCTAATTTTGAATAAATCGTTTTTGTTAACTCTTGGCTCTTTTTTTCGAGATGGCCAATCTCTACAGAAATATCAACGGCGGAATCGTCTTGAACGAAGCGCAATTCTTCGATCTTGTTCTCAAGCTCCGCGATGGGCTGCTCGAAATCGAGAAAGGTCGTTTTCATGCTGCTCTCCTGCTGCGCGCGACTAAAGCAACCTTAAAGCAGGCTGCCCGAAAAATTCGTGGATCATACAGCAAGCAGAGCAAGCACCCAAGATACTCACACTACCTAGCACCACTAAATCATCGTAAAAATTAAAAAATCAGCTTCGGAACACGATATCAGCCCGAATGCCTGTCTTTTGCAAAGCCTTACGGCTCTTGATATTCAACACCACAGGGGCTTGCGTATTGGCAGAAATCTCCCTGCCCTCTTCAAATGGGCGAGAGAGCAAAAGTAACAAAACTGCATCTTCTGCCTGCTCAAGCTCGATCAAAGCGCACTCTTCATCGCTAAGCGACACTTCATAAGATAAGCCCAAATGCTCTACCTGCACCAAACTAAAGCTTAAATCCGCATCATCAAGCGATTGCAACCAGCGCACACGCGGATTAGGCTGCTCTTCATGCAGCAATTTATAACGCGTGCAATCCTCAAAACCCGGCATCCCCCGTGGAAAAGTCAGCACGGTTTCCGGATCAATCTCAATCTCACCAAAACGCGTATTCAATGTTTGCATAATTTATGCCTAGGAAAAGTTAAAAAACAATAAAAACAGGATTCAAGCAAAAAAACCTAAGAATATATTTTGTAAGCTGGCGCAACTATAAGCCGCATCATACTTACACAGCCTTACCAAGCAACAAGCCACATATTATAGATTAAATTAATGCGTTATTTTTCTATTGCTCTTTGCAAGAAATTATATTGATAACTATCAAAATAGAATTGATCATACCAACCCAGCCTTCCTGCATTTTAAAGATGACCGCCCCGCTTACATTCCAATGGCATGGAAAAAATTTAACGTATTAAAACAGCGCTAACAATCAATGCCGCTATCGCCCTCCCAATCACCGTACATTGTTAACCCTATATAAATGGGTAAGCAAATGATTAATAAACATAATCATTCATATTCTTCATTAGACTTCGCAGCCACTTAAGCCATAAACAATCAAACGCTTGTCGCGAGAACAATATAAACCTTCGTTTTTTCAGCAATTAAAGTATAAAATGAGCAATGTTCCAACAAATGAGCACGTCTTTTTCTGAGTGGAACATGGCCTTTATCCATAAAAAAGCCGTTTATTTGCAGCCTGCCCACTCATCTTTTGAAAACTATCATCGCCGATTTAATCAATGGTGATCAAGGTTCTTTATGCTACGTATATTTATCGCAAGTTTATTAAGCGCTATCAGCCTGATGGCCCACGCTGATTTACTCGACACAATCAAGACGCGCGGCGTTTTAATTGTAGGCATTTTGCCTGACAACCCCCCTTTTGCAAGACGCAATGACAATCAAACCTTTTCTGGCTACGACATTGACTATGCATCACTGATCGCAAAAAAAATGGGCGTTACGCTTAAAGTGCAAGATTTAGATCCCGGTGAGCGAATCACAAGCTTAAAATCAGGCAAGGTTGATATCCTAGTTGCCGCGTTTACTAAAACACCTGAGCGAGAACGCGAAGTAAGCTGCAGCCTTGGTTATTTTGTTGCCGCGCAAAAAGCCTTAACACGCAAAGGTCGCTTTACCACATCTGAATCCCTTACAAATGCCCGCCTAGGTGCATCCAAAGGAACAACAGGCGAAAGCGTATCCCGTAAGCTTTACCCTAAGGCCAGCATGACGACCTTTGCCGATATCCCTGATGCTACACGCGCCCTCGAGCAAGGCAATATCGATGCGGTAATGAATGACGAGCCCACTTTGGCCGCAGCATTAAATAAAATGCCAAACAAATCACAATACGAAATCTCAAATTACACCAACACCACCGAAATCCTAGCTGTCGCGACAAAGTTAGGTGAAAAGCGCCTGATGAACCTCATTAACGAATCATTAGTCGAATCAGAACAAAACGGTGAAGCAGTACAAATCTTCAACCGCTGGTTTGGGCCGCACACAAACACCCCATTCCCACGCACCTTCCGCATTCAAAACTAAAGCAACGCTGATTATAAATGGCCATCCCCGAATATTTTTATCGGGGATGCGGTTAGCTATAAATAATGCATGAAGAGCCTGCCCCAATTGCTCGCTTTATATGAAAAGTACACTTAGCCATCTACGCCAATCCATGCCCCCTGCAACTCACAGTAAGAATTTAGCCATAAGCTCGATAATCTCTGCATGGACAACCGCATAACGAGCACTGGACAAGCGCCCTAGCAGGTTTGAGCCATTAGGGCCCACATCGACCGTTTTCCAGCGATCTTTGTCCCCTAAGTTAATCAACAGAATCGGTCGCTTCATCGCTACTGCGCTTTCATTACTTATGGCATAAGTCCAGCCGGGATCGATGGCAACAATCTTGCTGATGCGCTTATCGTAAACATCCGCAGCAAAGCCCGCGGGAAGCTGAGCAAGATTCGCGCCTCCCTTAGCCAAGAACGCACAATCCTGTGCTGTTTGCCCATATGGGTGCAGTAGTCACGATACTTACTGTGATCGAAGCGAGCCCCCGCCAAACCCAGTGCCGTAGCCCCGCCCAATGAAAAACCGGCGACGCTAATATGCGCGGGGTCGATCAAGGCCGAAAAAGTCGAATCCACCAGCAAATAATCTAATGCGGCACTAGATCGGCAGCACGCTCATCCAGCCGCAATGACTGACGCGGGGATGAATCCCCCGACATACTGCCTGGGTGATTGACGGCCAGCACCAACACGCCACGTTGCACCAAAGCGCTAGCAAGCTAAGACAAGCCAATAAGCGCCGCCCTCCCTTAATCTGGATCACGCTGCAAGTCACGGCAATCAGACCTCTAGATATCCGGCTCGATGCTGTGCATCTACTCCCGCCAACTCGTGCGGGATACTGTGTGCTGTTTGCTCCTCCAGCCATTAATCTTGTCGTGTCGGGTGCATTTTTACTCTACGGAATACTGCTATTACATCGCCTACGTTTAGGCCTAGATGGGCTGCCGCTTGTGCCACTTCAAAACGAAGAATTGCCCAGCCGAATATGGAAAGCAGTGGCTTACGCGCTCCTACTCATGGCCGCCAGCGATCTTCTTATCGCCTTAGCTGCACACTATGAGGCACTCTGGATCAAACCATGGGTCATTAGCTCACTATTTGGATTCGCTTTACTGAGCATAGGATTACTAGGGATCGTGCCCGGAGTTGGGCGCATTGAGCAGAGTACGGCGGGGCCAGCGATTGAAACAGCGGGTGCCGCAATAGAGTGCAGCGCCAGAGACGCCGGGTACATGGAAAAATTAGAACGACTCTTGGCACAGCACCCACTCTATCTTGAGCCAGGGCTTACTTTAGATCGTTTATCACGACGACTAGGCATTCCAGCCAAGCCTCTTTCTGCCGCCATTATCGCAGCAGCAATG encodes the following:
- the tilS gene encoding tRNA lysidine(34) synthetase TilS, with amino-acid sequence MLRSLKSDRLLERVEQKLSRFLPHSTLCVGLSGGLDSIVLLHLLAALRQRRPFMLRAIHVHHGLSAHADEWAQFAVDRAASLGVACHIERVSLAPFLKQGIEGAAREARYEVFARQACDVLLLAQHRDDQAETVLLNLLRGSGLRGLAAMPEYRCLNEQVGILRPLLDISRAELAKYAAEQGLAWVEDESNLDSRYDRNFLRNEIFPALRTVWPSANATLARVAEHAAEADELLQELATADFALCVKEGVFDLSVDLSLLRLRNVLRFWLTQQGLQLDARAFEELIRIALFAAIDAQPALVWRDRAIRRYRQGLYITAARQAVFTDVPMSWQSEMRLASGVLAWREAAVGIDINRLQQGRLELRNRMGGESLRLRADGPRRSLKQLYQEAAVPPWLRLNTPLVYLDGALAAVPGLGIDAAFRAGDGQQAFAPHWLSG
- a CDS encoding acetyl-CoA carboxylase carboxyltransferase subunit alpha, producing the protein MKTTFLDFEQPIAELENKIEELRFVQDDSAVDISVEIGHLEKKSQELTKTIYSKLGTWQISQVARHPQRPYTLDYIKALFTDFEELHGDRSYADDAAIIGGLARFNGQSVMVIGHQKGRDTKDRQYRNFGMPRPEGYRKALRLMKLAEKFNIPLITFVDTPGAYPGVGAEERGQSEAIGRNLFEMAKLRIPVICTVIGEGGSGGALAIAVGDVVQMLQYATYSVITPEGCASILWKTAEKAPEAAEALGITANRLKTLGIIDKVISEPLGGAHRDYQQMMVTMRKNLSDTLKNLQSKTIDELLDARFERMMSYGKFKEETIS
- the fliW gene encoding flagellar assembly protein FliW; protein product: MQTLNTRFGEIEIDPETVLTFPRGMPGFEDCTRYKLLHEEQPNPRVRWLQSLDDADLSFSLVQVEHLGLSYEVSLSDEECALIELEQAEDAVLLLLLSRPFEEGREISANTQAPVVLNIKSRKALQKTGIRADIVFRS
- a CDS encoding transporter substrate-binding domain-containing protein, with the translated sequence MLRIFIASLLSAISLMAHADLLDTIKTRGVLIVGILPDNPPFARRNDNQTFSGYDIDYASLIAKKMGVTLKVQDLDPGERITSLKSGKVDILVAAFTKTPEREREVSCSLGYFVAAQKALTRKGRFTTSESLTNARLGASKGTTGESVSRKLYPKASMTTFADIPDATRALEQGNIDAVMNDEPTLAAALNKMPNKSQYEISNYTNTTEILAVATKLGEKRLMNLINESLVESEQNGEAVQIFNRWFGPHTNTPFPRTFRIQN